CAGTTGATGATAAATACATTTTAAACAGTTatacacccttattctgaatagcgACGtaatgatttttcgatcgaatactaaccatggaaacaacattttttttgcaaaatgtttttttattcatcaacataatcaccttttagggtgataccgacgacacgacctgccactcggttATCAAAACtgaatcgcaaatttaactacccctcagtaactggtaatgccaAAATGAAATCTcctgaaaaactattcaaactggcaaacacaagttgatgaattgttgattttgaataacagttaccaaaaccatggttactgcatattgaagacttgagtaatgtaaacaaaataagctGCCACGGGTGGAAGATCCTTATTTCGCGGCAAAGTTGTCGGTTTCACATAACATTTCAATATCCGTTGATACTTGTTAAATAATTCAACGTAATCAGGCTTCAGATCAGATCTATGACGATTGTCTGCTAtgtaaatgaattttaaaatgtTAGCAAACTGCAAGAGTCATTGAATCCGTCATAATAAATCTTATTATCAATCTGATGATTTAGTATCGAAATATGAATGACAAAGCTGAGTCAGTATATCAGTATTATTCTACGAGATGCAATCGAACTTCATATGCAGATGCGAATACACTTATAAATAGAATTCATGTTTGTTCTTTTCTAATGAATTTCTCAAGTATTCATCATATTTATGAATATTCGTCACTTCTGAATTTCTTCCAAATCATTCAACCCAAGTTTTTAATCAGCGTATATGTAAAACTATACTCCGTCATATTTTGGACATTCGAGAAACTCCTTTACATCGCAAAGCGGGTGTAAAATCTGGTGAACATGAAAGTCTCTTGAAAAGTACGGGAAACCAGTTTTTTAGGATATGGGATCTGATCAGAATTATTACCTGTAGAAACAAATTtactttaaataattttataattgGTTCTCAAGCAGAATATAGGCCGTAACTTGATGATTATATAGAATGACCCCTGTCTATCGCAGCACTACATTTTGTGTCAGATTTTGGATATTTTTCCGATCGGCGCGAATACAACAAGAACGTTGTAACATTAACTTGATAGATGAATATATCTTTTAATATTAAAATTCGTTCATGATCAACTATTGAACGTGGGCTCTGGTGCAGGATAATTCTCTAATTCATGATAAATTATatattaattatttttaatttatttctcgTAACATACCTAGCGTATTGTGAAATCGTCTAACTTTGTCGtatttaataattaaatttttcagGGGTACCAGTCCCCGGCCGATAGCTCGCGGTGTCTCGTGCAACTTTCACAATCTTGATTTCTGAGTTCATTTAATTTTACGCTGATGgcacaaaatttaaattgaaaaaactatttcaaaacattctcgactggtttgtttatttattatggggctccttggtaactagttcgtagcaacttaaacagtgttgttcaagaagattattttgctcgtcatcaaggggtcgctgtatttgtggtaactggcggtaaatcgctcacgaacacttttcattccgatttttcttcgaagtgcctggtcgtgtcgtcggtgatacaatggttccaacgtttttccaatttttcaataccatgtttataaaaaaatttatctttcgcttcaaaataagcttcagtgtcagcgatgacctcctcatttgagccaaatcttttttcctggagcatttttttaagatcagcaaagagccagtagtcactggtggctaaatctggcgagtatggggggtggggaagcagatcaaagcccaattcgttcaatttcgccattgttttcatcgacttgtggcagggtgcattgtcttgatgaaaaaggattttttttctctgcatgtgcggtcttttttttgcgatttcctccttcaaacgcatcaGTAAGTCAATAAATGCTAATTAGTTGCGATTTAGTGACGgcagttttaaatttatttcaccTCTCCTAGATAGGCATCTAATTAGGCAATAATTTTTTGCTATTTAGTTGCCAgttagttacggtggtttttaatttgttactcaattttttcggttgAATGATTCTCTATGTTCATATGAAGTCAACAGAACATCCCTGCTACATACGcttgaaaaaaaggcgggtgggtaatgtcagagacataactggatgtcgtgaatacgaaaaaactggcacactcccatcacttttccgaatatcagttagttgattgattgtatgaattgtgcaagctttcccctttttcactaatagagtttgaagcgatgcacctacaattaaagtacagattagttacattgaacagctactattctacaactatatatttcaaacttgaaacaattcctttttaatttgctaatatgggAGGCTAGGtatgacaaatttgtagtttatttttattgaagctatgaagttcgaagatatctgattcttctcgaaatttcagtacgagacaattgcaatggccgggtctgaaatgtatcgacgatcttcggtatgcaagagtcattttaataataataatgatagtaataataatgatataataataataataataataataatacagattaatctgtacatatatgtatgtataaataaaatacagattaacctgtatatatggcaaccctgtatcgcatggcatattttcacacgaccccatactagtataaagatgtgttcaacatcatcacattcactttcgcattgccgttcgtaattgaatgtgttagtgacggtacaaatctgcctttctaccggttttcggtgcctagctagctgacggtgtctcgtacgttcagagtagctgctttaacttaaatgacgctatttctcacatcacatttcattttatacctgctactggttgCGGTGTAGGGACGTCCCCTTAGTTAAAatatcgcagaacgggaaacagtgagacgatataaaagagagagttagtagagcggcagccagtaatactgaattggctgtcgagctgttaacagcatcttatgAAAttgttacgcagaaacacgcacacaggaggaacagttaagggcaaggcaaagtcccgctcgaaccgtgctggtctgcagttcccagttggcaaaatccatcgtctgctccggaagggaaactacgcaaagcgtgtcggtgccggtgcaccggtctatctggcggcagtaatggagtacttggctgccgaagtgttggaattggccggtaacgctgcccgtgacaacaagaaaacgaaaatcatccctcgccatctgcagctggccatccgtaacgattaggagttgaaaaccccgtccttttcaggacgaccacaacactgtgataaagaaatatttaggattgctttaagtttagccagttctgatacgcctgaaaagtagaatgcgcaaatcaagtggaaacatttgttctaacaatttgttcatctttttcatttgttcaatttgttcaactctgtttcgcactgcatatttgtatactagtataaagatgtgttcaaaatcatcactttcgcattgccgttcgtaattgaatgtgttagtgacggtgcaaattaatttaacttccatcttgatgaatcttttggtaggaaatattgagatctgagatggttctcgtgtgtgtcttgtttcggcactttttggctgcctttctacaccGAAAACcgggtgtcattgtgctgacgatgtctcgtgcattcagatcgggaatcagtgagacgacaggtcctcgatgttgctctcgtgtgtcttgtttcgggaacagttgctcagcaattggtagaaaaaatgaaccactcaacttttatatggatgctcttgtatagaagcagacatctcgcgttctgattagctggtgctgtcatgggttaaatcaaacaggtttttcaatagtgtactattgaaaaacttcaatgttgttgcaatacacgttcaagttaaaaattttcgattctattagtagttagaatatatacgaggtctgttcaaaaagttcccggaattttttaattgcgcgcgtctggagagtccggtggtcaaaatttttttttattgtgttggtacatatgtccctaatgtatggtgaaattttcagctgtattcattgtttacattctgtcttgtagcggctggtgtagacgtgtttttttgagctcggcgatttttgtcttggtgacgttggatgcttccacgtggacgattgtgcttttgtttcgacatcataaccgtacacccatgtttcatcaccagttatgaccctttcaagtaaatttggatcgtcgttgacgtcgtttaacagctcctgagcgatggtaatgcgtttgtttttttgatcaaaattcagcagttttaaaaacgaattttgctgccacttgtttcatgcccaaaacatttgaaaaaatatgatggcatgagccaactgatatgccaacttcatcagcaacttctctaatagtgattcggcgaccatccataatcattttttccacttttcccacattttcatcgattattgacgtgctgggtcgaccggagcgttcgtcgtcttcaacgtcttcgcggccatcttggaaacgcttataccactcgtaaacacttgtttttttcatagcagactcaccgtaggctctctgtaacatttcgcacacttggttacactttatttcatttttcacgcaaaatttaatacaaattcttcaattcttccattgtttaaactaacaaaaatcgccgagctcaaaaaaacacgtctacaccagccgctacaagacagaatgtaaacaatgaatacagctgaaaatttcaccctacattagggacatatgtaccaacacaataaaaaaaatttttgaccaccggactctccagacgcgcgcaattaaaaaattccgggaactttttgaacagacctcgtaaatccttctacagatcactgagctatgagctttcaaaatacgagaaaggcaaacgcgccttatgaattatcttctttgatactcgtttatactaaacatttcagaaaagtttaattttgaactatttgagaatatgtcacagaactgaaaattttattataaaattatgatcatatttccgacggcgtgtagcaagaattatgttgattcattagatataacatgagatattcacgatcaaaaacttatcactctctcagagggtaaattttgaaaaggcgccccatagtaaagtacgtcgtattcacgacaaaagactgACCCGTCCTGTAATTACTTCATTATCGTTAGTGCATACAATCTTCGTGTTACATTCGGCTTGTTCAAGTAATACTCAATTTCTATGCTTTAATAAAATCAGTTTGTAGATGCAGTAATCGACTATGCCATATAGGTCAGATTTGATTACGCAGCTTCAGTTTCTCCTTCATCGGTGAGATTAATAATGAACCAAGAGCTCGTCACCGTGCGAAACTCTGTTTATTTTGATTATCTTGATATTGTCATCCTTCCTACTTCGACGAAAGAACTGGAAGTGAACGGCTTCAAACGCTTCTCGCTCCTCATGTCACGTGCTAGTAAAACAAGATTAACCGCGCCCTACAACCACGTGGATGCAGCAGACAGAACCTAGAAGACGCGTTCCAAGGTccgttcaaacctttccgagccGGTTCAGTTTCGACAGGGAACACGCATCCAATGGTATGGATAAGCCGGATTGGAAAGGTTGCAATGGGTCTTTACTTGTACTAAATGTAGGCGGTCGGAAAATCCATCTTCTATTTTTACATTTCTCTCACTTTTCTTCTATCTTCGTAAATCGAATCTAACGCAAACACATTATTTGTGCCGGTGGGGTTTTTCGGAGAGAAGATGGTTTGCGCACGGTAGGAAAACATTTCCTCCGATTTATAGTGCAAAGTAGAAAATCTGAACAGAAGAAAATTTCTATCCGTGCCTGCTGCCTGCTGTGTATGTACGTATTTCTCATCTCTCGGCTTACGGCAGACTCTTTTCACGTAGTGACTTAATCACTAGTGAATGAAGCTGATAGAGTGTGATAGTGTGTGCTCTACAAACGAGAAAACTGGGAAGACGCTCTTCTGGGCACATGGAGCAGTGGCAGAGGGTTTCATTGATACTGTGCATCTTCGGATTCCTGAAAGAGTTTCGACCGAGTGAACCGTTCGTGTTTCAGTTTCTGACCGGACCGTGGCACAATGTCACCGTCGAACAGGTGGTTCAGGATGTGTTTCCGATCGGAACGTACTCGTACGTGGCTCAGCTGGTGGTAGTATTTCTGATTACGGATTACTTCCGGTACAAACCGCTGATCATCGTGGCCGGACTGGCTGGTACGTTGGTGTGGAGTATGTTTGTATGGACTACCTCACTGCGGGCGCTACAGGTGATGGAACTGTTCTACGGGACGTACATGGCCGCAGAGATTGCGTACTGGACATACATTTATGCCAAGGTGGACCGAAAGCATTACCAGAAAGTCACGTCACACATCCGCTCGGCAACGCAGGCCGGCCGATTTCTGGCTGCGACGGCCTCACAAACTTTGATCTATTACGAAATTACCGACTATCTTGGGTTGAACTATATTGCTTTGGGTGGTAAGTTTCGGTTGacagttgatttttttcttaatcAGCAATGCTTACTtcgatgagtttttttttctccagcgCAACTCGCAACTACGGTATGGGCTTTTCTACTTCCACCCGTGCCCGAAAGTATGTATTTTCATAGACATCAGAAAGTTATGGACGAGGAAAAGGATTTGGAGCCACATGAGCGGATATCTGCTACTTCAACCTGTGCTCGAGCCAGCACTTTGCTCTGGTTTCACTTCAAATCTGCCTACACAAATTTCACTGTCATTCGGTACAGTATTTGGTATTCGTTGGCGGTTTGCTTCTACTACCAAATCACGTCGTATGTGCAGGCTCTGTGGTCTGCCATCGGTGGTTCGGATACCGTACTTTGGAACGGAGCAGTGGAAGCGATACTTACTTTGATGGGATCTTTAGTGGCGCTACTGGCCGGATTCGTTCCGCTGGAGTGGCTCCGAATAAACGCAACCCTACTGGGTTTGGCTACCATTGCTGCCCTACAGGGTCTCGGGTTGCTGATAGCAACCGTTACCTCCAGCCTCATGGTTTCCTACGTGGGATACACTGTATTCGGAATCCTGCATGCATTCGCGATTACGCTGGTCAGTTCGGAAATCGCGAAACACATCTCCGACGACAGTTTTGCCCTGATCTTCGGCATCAACACAATGGTAGGACTGATTTCTCAGACTTTGCTAACCGTCGCCATTGTGGACAGTGACGGTTGGTTCGCACTGGACGTACGAGGACAATTCACCGTTTACGCGTTCGGTTTTCTATCGGTTGGAGTAGTATTCGTAGTTTTCCTTCTACTAGAGTTATGTCGGGGGAAAACACACCAGTCGGCGGGTCAGGGaatttaaattgttttagcGCATGTAGTAATCTAAGCAACCGTTGATTAAATAAACGCATTGCTCAATATTTTGATTGGTAATGTCAAATTTTTATTGTAAATTTTAATGCGTTTCGTTTCAGTGATCTTGGCCAATAGCGTAATAATTTCATCGTATTTTCCATTGATTACCTAATAAAATATAAACGTTTGTTATTCTTCCGAAAAGTCAGAATAACACAATGTGTTCAACGTCATTTTGACAGCTGACAGTAACAAACTGGATATAGAGAAACACTTTATTTTGTTACACGAAGCAGAATAAGAACTAGTTTTGATTCAAAAAAAGCCGAAGATAACAAATGTTGATGTCCTCCAGTTAACAATAATCTGGGTGGTAAATTACTGTTTTTAACACCTATTCTGTACTTCGATCGATCGAAAGTAAAACATTGTATACTGTTATTCGATCAAGTCAGCCTGTTGCTGGAATGCCAGCAAAAATGTCTGGTAGAAATTTGGTGTGTACACACAAAATTTCTGCAATTATTTTTACGGTTATGAATtgtaaaacattattttcactaGATAAAATGTGGTATTTTAAAtcctcatgtttttcggatatacagaactagtaaataaccagttcttcttaaaaTTCCAACATAAGCTGTTGAAATACGCTGGAAATTaataaaacggcctaccttagttaGCATCATTCATTCCTCtggctggagtgtagtgaagtgGCTTAAGGTGCCTAAATTTTAcaataacacattcataaaatgagcgaatatttaatgacatttataatgtcactgtcaatcgggttgatcgggcagccaactcaggcgaaaattctagcactgaaaaatcatgcagtcgagtaagaattcattacgcattccgtcatttcgataatgtgggggcTAGCAGCCATTCTGGTGCACGGCTGTCAGACATACAGCTCAAATGGAACAAcggtatccaccaggatttcacCTCATCGGTTCAGAGAGACACGTGGCTGCCATCCGTATACGTTTGTCATACTGCTGGGAGCCAAATGtgcgttttttgcctttctcatatagaaaggttatgcaatcactgtgaaaaccgacttttgaaccgaggcccggagggccgagtgtcatataccattcgactcagttcgtcgagtacgcaaaatgtctgtgtgtgtgtatgtgtgtgtgtgtgtatgtgtgtgtatgtgcgtatgtgtgtatgtaacgtttttttgcactaacttttctcggagatggctgaaccgattttcacaaacttagattcaaatgaaaggtctcgtgatcccatacaaaattcctgaatattatttggatccgacttccggttccggttccggaattatggggtaaaatgtgcaaaaaattgctaaaataagtgcactaacttttctcggggatggcttaaccgattttcacaaacttagattcaaatgaaaggtcttgaggtcccatagaaaattcctgaatattatttggatccgacttccggttcgggagttatggggtaaaatgtgcaaaaaaaaaaatatgtgttctaacttttctcatagatggcgcgaccgattttcacaaacttaggttcaaatgaaaggtcctgtggtcccatacgtaagtcctgaatttcatcaggatccgacttccggatccgaaaatatagggtaaagtgtgttaaaatgttataccatcactgaaaagagcgaaaaaccgtaaaaagttttctaaatcgaccgcaaatcttttccaattgatagtttttatcagtagacggtcaaacaaatctatttcggttattcttttaagaatcgaagaaaaataattttgaagaataccactgtattatatatgatagtatgattgatatgagaaaggcatcattacaccactaggtggattaaaacaggtttttgcttttcgttcgtttttttttttattaaattttagtttttgttcgggaaattgatttcggatcgaaaaaaaaaacatattttattcATCACATAAACACTTCATATGTTCTGTTTTCGACGTAGATCCCAAAAACTTTGGCATATTTATTGATAGTAAATTCCCCTGTTTCCTACAATTCATAGGGATGCGCGGCTCTCACCAAcaatattacattcctgtagtggaatttaaccttctgtttcaacagaaggGCCGCTGTTCAGACCTTTTGTAATGTTTTGATGTATGCGATTGATTACTTCGTACCAAAACGGTCCAGACGAAATTCTCGGCATCCGCCGTGGCAAACTGTTGAATTAAGACATTTGAAAACTTCCAAAAGAGCTGCTCTGAAACAATACTCCAAACATGGTGGATATGTTCTGCGCAATCGTTATGTGAAGATAAATCAGATATACAAAAAAACCGCGAAGCGTTGCCATgcacgtttttttaaataatatacaACGTACAATGAAATCTAACCCGAGAGCTTTCTGGAAGCATGGTCatgagcaaaggaaagaatTTGGTTTGCCATCACAAATGCAATTCGGAGATCGTATTGGTTCGTCTACTCAAGAAATTTGCCAGCTGTTCTCGGAAAGGTTCGCGAGTTTTTTCTCTTGCGATTTTCTATCTCCGCAGGAAATAGCACGCGCCGCGAATAATGTTCCTGTATCCAATTATGCTTTGCACTCGATCAATATAGACGAGGAATCGATACAaacggcaatcgttggtataaAGGCTTCCACCTCTGCAGGCCCAGACGCCATACCAGCAGTCATCTTAAAGAAATTCCTTTCTTCCGGTCTACAAGAAAGGAGACAAAAGAGATATAAACAACTACCGTGGTATAACTTGTATAAGCGCTATCCCTAAGCTGTTCGAAAAAGTAATTCTGACTCCAATTTTCAATCATTGCAAGCAGTATATCGATGATTcccaacatgggtttatgcctaAGCGTTCCACAACCGCCAATCTGTTATCCTTTACATCTTACGTGACCAACGCCATGTCAAATGGTTTTCAGACGGACGTAATCTATACCGATCTTTCCCTCGTCTTCGATAAAATTAACCATGACATCACAATAGCAAAACTGGATCGACTTGGTTTTGGTACAAACGTACTTCGatggatacaatcatatctcaggaaTCGTCATCTTGTGGTTAAAATTGATGATTGTGCTTCGGAAGAATTTGTTGCAACATCTGGAATTCCGCAGGGGAGCCATCTCGGCCCTTTGATCTTCTTGCTTTACTTTAACGACGTTAATTTTTCTCTGGAAGGACCGCGCATATCTTTTGACCTCAAGATCCACCATGTTATTCGCACCTTAGAGGATGCGACGTTTCTTCAGCGACAAATGGCAATCTTTTCGGATTGGTGCAAATTGAATCATATGACCGTAAATCCAGAAAAATGCTCGATCATAACGTTTACGAGAAAAAAATgcttttgaaattcgaatactTTATTGAGCGATTCATGATTGGTAGATCGACGTGCATCAAGGACCTCGGCGTTTTTCTTGACGAGCAGTTAACATTCATGCAACACACCAACTACATTGTGGCTAAACCATCTCGCTGCCTTGGATTCGTGATGAGAATGGCTAAGCATTTTACGGATGATTACTGCTTGAAATCCCTGAACCCTCACTACCTCAATGGCGTTAATAGAATCGAGTCGATTCAACGTAGATTCGTTCGATTCGCTCTTCGCCGTTTACCTTGGACcaatcctcatcaactaccgagttatgaaagtcgcggattaCTAATCGGTCTAGACACACTGCAAGTAAGACGGGAGCTATCGCGTGCTTTAATGATAGCAGACGTTTTGAATGATAGGATCGCCTGCCCCACTTTGCTCCGTGAAgtcaacatcaatgttcgtcctcgagctctccgcaacaacgcttttcttcgacttccttcaCGCCGCACTAACTACGGGATAAACGGTGCGATTATCTTTCACGGCATAAAACAAGGACGAAATTCCTACATAGTATTAGAATTGATCATTAGGACCACatcgtgtctgttgattttacaataaataaataaataaacagactttgcagccgattcagagtgtatagaaccgttg
This genomic window from Malaya genurostris strain Urasoe2022 chromosome 1, Malgen_1.1, whole genome shotgun sequence contains:
- the LOC131427169 gene encoding folate transporter 1-like, with protein sequence MEQWQRVSLILCIFGFLKEFRPSEPFVFQFLTGPWHNVTVEQVVQDVFPIGTYSYVAQLVVVFLITDYFRYKPLIIVAGLAGTLVWSMFVWTTSLRALQVMELFYGTYMAAEIAYWTYIYAKVDRKHYQKVTSHIRSATQAGRFLAATASQTLIYYEITDYLGLNYIALGAQLATTVWAFLLPPVPESMYFHRHQKVMDEEKDLEPHERISATSTCARASTLLWFHFKSAYTNFTVIRYSIWYSLAVCFYYQITSYVQALWSAIGGSDTVLWNGAVEAILTLMGSLVALLAGFVPLEWLRINATLLGLATIAALQGLGLLIATVTSSLMVSYVGYTVFGILHAFAITLVSSEIAKHISDDSFALIFGINTMVGLISQTLLTVAIVDSDGWFALDVRGQFTVYAFGFLSVGVVFVVFLLLELCRGKTHQSAGQGI